The Bacillus sp. F19 DNA segment GCCTTTTTTCCGAATAATAGGGAGAAATAGGGGGGATGTTTCCTGGTGGTTTTTGCAGATTGGGAAATATGGGTCTTTATTTTATGTATTATTCAGAAAAATTGAGGCTATTTTCCCAATACGAAAGCAAAAGGATTCGGCATAATAAAGAGAGAACTAAACATACAGATTAGTATAGATGAGGTGCTGTACATGGAAATAGGAAGTCGAATAAGGTTCTATCGCATTCAGCAAAATAAGACGCAGGAGGAACTTTCACGAGGCATCATTTCCACTTCTTACTTATCGAAAATCGAAAACAATCAGACGACTGCAAGCATCGAAGTCCTTGATTTCTTATGCAACAGGCTTGAGATCAACCTCATCGAAGAAGAAGAAATTCCTCTGATGAAATCCTTATTTGACTGGTATCATGATATCGTTCACCGCAAGCACGATCATCTGAAAAAAAGGTACATTGACCTGCAGAAAGAAATCCTTTCGTCAAGTGATACAACGGCCATGATTTACTTTGTTCTGTTTGAATTCAGGTATTTGCTGACAGAAAGAGAGTTTGCAGAAGCAGATTCGAAGCTTGAAAAAATCAATTTGTACAAAGACATCTTTGAAGAAAAGATGACCTACTATTACGAGAAATTTGTCGGTCTTCATCACTATCTTCAAAGCAAATATTCGACAGCCCTCCTGCACCTCAAGGGAGCGGAGCGGTTTTTAACAAAGCACCTCCCATTTGAAAAGTGGGAGGAAGCAGATCTCTATTATTCAATTGCCCTAACTCTGAGTCAATTAAGAAAAGCGGCACTGGTCATCCAGTACACTCACTTTGCTTTAAATATATATCAATCAAGATACGATTTAATGAGATGCGCAGAGTGTCAGATTCTGCTAGGAATTAATTATTTGCGGTGTGAGGAGCATACCCGCTCAGAAGAAAGCTATTTGCTGGCCAGGAAGATTGCTGAGCAGCTGAATGATAAAAGTCTGCTT contains these protein-coding regions:
- a CDS encoding helix-turn-helix transcriptional regulator, whose protein sequence is MEIGSRIRFYRIQQNKTQEELSRGIISTSYLSKIENNQTTASIEVLDFLCNRLEINLIEEEEIPLMKSLFDWYHDIVHRKHDHLKKRYIDLQKEILSSSDTTAMIYFVLFEFRYLLTEREFAEADSKLEKINLYKDIFEEKMTYYYEKFVGLHHYLQSKYSTALLHLKGAERFLTKHLPFEKWEEADLYYSIALTLSQLRKAALVIQYTHFALNIYQSRYDLMRCAECQILLGINYLRCEEHTRSEESYLLARKIAEQLNDKSLLGMIYHNMGYLSSITKKYEQAIGRYNEALQFKDKNESLSTIFSILYAYYQLENKEEAGKWIIEGKNILENNPNQEYHYHFKIYEYLLQDNLSSEFEYFMMEVVIPYFIEHEKQQYIIEYSELMASYFEDRHKYKSAVQYYQIVCSALKRAYAN